The following are encoded in a window of Castanea sativa cultivar Marrone di Chiusa Pesio chromosome 5, ASM4071231v1 genomic DNA:
- the LOC142634100 gene encoding vacuolar protein sorting-associated protein 2 homolog 2: MNIFKKKTSPKDALRTSKREMAVATRGIEREISSLQMEEKKLVAEIKKTAKTGNEAATRILARQLVRLRQQITNLQGSRAQIRGVATHTQALYASTSISTGMKGATKAMVAMNKQMAPAKQAKVIKEFQMQSAQMDMTIEMMSESIDETLDKDEAEEATEELTNQVLDEIGVDIASQLSSAPKGRIASRNVQNVATRPPESLDVENLEKRLASLRRI, from the exons ATGAACATCTTCAAGAAGAAAACCTCGCCCAAAG ATGCTCTGCGAACGAGCAAGAGAGAAATGGCTGTTGCCACAAGag GTATTGAACGGGAGATTTCGTCTCTTCAGATGGAG GAGAAGAAATTGGTGGCAGAAATCAAGAAAACAGCTAAAACTGGAAATGAG GCTGCCACCAGAATCTTAGCTCGTCAGCTCGTTCGGCTACGTCAACAGATAACTAATTTGCAAGGGAGTCGTGCCCAAATCAGAGGCGTTGCAACTCATACACAG GCACTGTATGCCAGCACTTCAATTTCTACTGGAATGAAGGGTGCAACTAAAGCAATGGTGGCAATGAACAAG CAAATGGCACCAGCAAAACAAGCTAAGGTGATTAAAGAATTTCAGATGCAGTCAGCACAAATGGACATGACG ATAGAGATGATGTCAGAGTCTATTGATGAAACTTTAGATAAAGATGAGGCTGAGGAGGCAACAGAGGAGCTGACTAACCAG GTGCTTGATGAGATTGGTGTGGATATTGCATCCCAG TTATCTTCAGCTCCAAAAGGCCGGATTGCATCAAGAAATGTTCAAAATGTTGCTACTAG GCCCCCCGAATCTCTTGATGTTGAGAATCTTGAGAAGAGGTTAGCCTCTCTTCGACGCATCTGA